In one window of Maribacter dokdonensis DSW-8 DNA:
- a CDS encoding pseudouridine synthase, whose amino-acid sequence MSRDDSSRGKKPSGRQGGNFKKKSYARGNSPIKKNVTPSKPQDPNSIRLNKYVANSGVCSRRDADIYIAAGSVTVNGKPVTEMGYKVKLSDEVKFDGQLLNPVKREYVLLNKPKDFVTTIRDERGKRHVSGLISSASKSKLLPVDKLEKEHTGLLLFTNDGNMIKTLKSPINGLRKIYHLVLEQELRSADLKKIQEGVVVDEKVVRVQDISFIADAPKREVGIEIYSSRNKIVERLFETLGYKIQKLDRVVYGGLTKKDLPRGHWRYLTEQEIINFKMIK is encoded by the coding sequence ATGAGTAGGGATGATTCTAGTAGAGGTAAGAAACCGTCGGGTAGGCAAGGTGGTAATTTTAAAAAAAAGAGCTACGCCCGTGGTAATTCGCCCATTAAAAAAAATGTAACTCCAAGTAAGCCACAAGATCCTAATTCAATTCGATTAAATAAATACGTGGCCAATTCTGGTGTATGTTCTAGGAGAGATGCCGATATATACATTGCCGCCGGTAGTGTAACAGTAAATGGTAAGCCTGTAACCGAAATGGGTTACAAGGTAAAGTTAAGCGATGAGGTAAAATTCGATGGTCAATTATTGAATCCGGTCAAAAGAGAATACGTACTACTTAACAAGCCAAAAGACTTTGTTACCACCATTCGCGATGAAAGAGGTAAAAGACACGTTTCTGGATTAATATCAAGTGCTTCTAAGTCAAAATTACTTCCTGTAGATAAATTGGAAAAAGAACATACAGGTTTACTTTTGTTTACCAATGATGGTAATATGATCAAGACGTTAAAAAGCCCTATCAACGGTCTACGTAAAATATATCATTTAGTACTTGAGCAAGAATTACGAAGTGCCGATTTAAAGAAAATTCAAGAAGGGGTCGTTGTAGATGAAAAAGTAGTTCGTGTACAGGATATAAGTTTCATTGCAGATGCTCCCAAAAGGGAAGTTGGTATTGAAATTTATAGTTCTAGAAATAAAATTGTAGAGCGTTTGTTTGAAACCTTAGGATATAAAATCCAAAAATTGGATAGGGTAGTTTATGGTGGTCTTACCAAAAAAGATTTACCAAGAGGGCACTGGAGATATTTGACAGAACAAGAAATCATTAATTTCAAAATGATCAAATAG
- a CDS encoding zinc-binding metallopeptidase family protein: MKLFQCTNCKSTVVFENNTCLNCGFKLGYSSYYNKIVSLDPSAATWQVKELDGKTYEYCENYKHTVCNWLVDVSRGRKFCLACTLNRTIPHLLDDDNLKKWKHIEVAKHRLVYQLLRFRLPVVSKTIDDDKGFCFDFLEKDELLEESKGLKTGHADGVITLMIAEADPVVREQVKQQMAERYRTLLGHFRHEVGHYYWDLLIRDNPKVLADFRSIFGDESQSYADALTTHYNNGPKANWQQSFISKYASSHPWEDWAETWSHYLHLTDVLETAYNFGLKSNPKIIAKKSLKMNAAFDPYTVTDFSRIMETGIPLLFTLNSMNRSLGEDDPYPFIISKPVEKKLEFIHKLLKGVL, encoded by the coding sequence ATGAAATTATTTCAGTGTACCAATTGTAAGAGTACGGTTGTTTTTGAAAACAATACATGTTTAAACTGCGGTTTTAAACTGGGTTATTCATCATATTACAATAAAATTGTTTCTTTAGATCCAAGTGCCGCTACATGGCAGGTTAAGGAACTGGATGGAAAGACCTATGAATATTGTGAGAACTATAAGCACACGGTCTGTAACTGGTTGGTTGACGTTTCTAGAGGTCGCAAATTCTGTCTTGCCTGTACCCTGAACAGAACAATTCCGCATCTTTTAGATGATGATAATCTTAAAAAATGGAAACATATTGAGGTTGCCAAGCACAGATTGGTATATCAATTATTACGTTTTAGACTACCGGTAGTTAGCAAAACAATAGATGATGATAAAGGTTTTTGCTTTGATTTTTTGGAGAAAGATGAGCTTCTAGAAGAATCAAAAGGATTAAAAACGGGTCATGCAGATGGTGTAATTACCCTTATGATAGCGGAAGCGGACCCTGTTGTTCGCGAGCAGGTAAAACAGCAAATGGCAGAGCGGTATAGAACTTTGCTCGGTCATTTTAGACATGAGGTGGGACATTATTATTGGGATTTGCTAATTCGTGATAATCCGAAGGTATTAGCGGATTTTAGGAGCATTTTTGGTGATGAATCTCAATCGTATGCAGATGCATTGACCACCCATTATAATAATGGTCCAAAGGCAAATTGGCAACAAAGTTTTATAAGTAAATATGCATCATCCCACCCTTGGGAAGATTGGGCAGAAACGTGGTCCCATTACTTACACTTAACCGATGTATTGGAAACCGCATATAATTTCGGTCTCAAATCAAATCCTAAAATAATTGCTAAGAAAAGCCTGAAAATGAATGCGGCTTTTGATCCATATACCGTTACTGATTTTAGTAGAATAATGGAAACAGGTATTCCCCTTTTATTTACACTTAATAGTATGAACCGTTCTTTGGGAGAAGACGATCCCTATCCGTTTATAATCTCAAAACCTGTAGAGAAAAAATTGGAGTTCATTCATAAATTGTTAAAAGGTGTTTTATGA
- a CDS encoding YihY/virulence factor BrkB family protein — translation MAQVEKINRQNSKFKLTHLPKLLVRTYHAWMEKEPFQISAIIAYYAILSLPGLLILILELVGGIWGKEIVQGELFAEISSAMGPETAQSIQEMIKDQGSQQTSLIATLLGIGVLIYGATGVFYQLQNALNEIWEAKPKYTNEFISTLFMRLKGFGFIIIIGFLLLVSFVLTSLLSAFSTQLSRLLPDGMLELGFVLDLILSLGFIYLLFGAMFKYLPSTHVRWKAVKVGAALTAVLFLLGKYALAFYFGKAEPGSTYGAAGSIILVMLWVSYSSLIVTFGAQFTKIYSDKYVKIN, via the coding sequence ATGGCACAGGTAGAAAAGATTAATAGACAGAATTCCAAATTTAAACTAACCCATCTCCCTAAGTTATTAGTGAGAACGTATCATGCTTGGATGGAAAAGGAGCCATTTCAGATTAGTGCTATTATAGCATATTATGCAATATTGTCATTGCCAGGTCTGCTTATTTTAATATTGGAATTAGTTGGTGGTATTTGGGGCAAGGAGATTGTTCAGGGAGAATTGTTCGCTGAAATTTCTTCTGCCATGGGACCAGAAACCGCACAATCTATTCAAGAGATGATCAAGGATCAAGGTAGTCAGCAAACTTCATTGATTGCTACCCTTTTAGGGATCGGTGTGTTAATTTATGGTGCTACGGGAGTATTTTATCAGCTACAAAATGCATTGAATGAAATTTGGGAGGCAAAACCTAAATACACAAATGAGTTTATTTCTACATTGTTTATGCGTTTAAAAGGTTTTGGTTTTATAATTATTATTGGCTTTTTATTATTGGTTAGTTTTGTATTGACTTCTCTATTATCGGCATTTTCAACGCAGCTCTCCAGACTTTTGCCAGATGGTATGTTAGAACTTGGATTCGTACTGGATCTAATATTATCACTTGGTTTTATTTATTTATTATTTGGGGCTATGTTCAAGTACTTGCCCAGTACTCATGTTCGTTGGAAAGCGGTTAAAGTAGGTGCCGCGCTTACTGCCGTATTATTTTTACTTGGTAAATATGCTTTGGCATTCTATTTTGGAAAAGCGGAACCCGGCTCTACCTATGGGGCGGCCGGGAGTATAATTTTGGTCATGCTTTGGGTGTCCTACTCTAGTTTAATAGTCACTTTTGGAGCACAGTTTACCAAGATTTATTCTGATAAGTATGTGAAAATTAATTAA
- the argH gene encoding argininosuccinate lyase, which translates to MKLWDKGFSTDKKIDHFTVGNDRELDLHLAKYDVIASKAHAKMLGKIGLISPKETAELVKELDNIAARIEKGTFSIENSFEDMHSKIEYMLTLSLGDTGKKIHTARSRNDQVLVAMHLYLKDELTEIKAMTKSLFNLLLVKAQEHKDVMLPGYTHLQIAMPSSFGLWFSAYAESLIDDLYFIEAAYKVADQNPLGSAAGYGSSFAIDRSFTTKEMGFETMKYNVVAAQMSRGKAEKATAFGIANIAATLSKMAMDICLYMSQNFDFISFPDELTTGSSIMPHKKNPDVFELVRGKCNKLQSIPNQLTLVINNLPSGYHRDLQLVKEIIVPAIQDMKACLEILTFSLKEIRVNDSILDDPKYDYLFSVDTLNELVQSGMPFRDAYKKMGMEINAGTFTPKRDIHHTHEGSLGNLCLKEIHDKMKKLN; encoded by the coding sequence ATGAAACTCTGGGATAAAGGATTTAGCACCGATAAAAAAATTGATCACTTTACAGTTGGCAACGATAGAGAATTGGATTTACACTTAGCAAAATACGACGTTATTGCATCTAAGGCACATGCGAAAATGCTGGGTAAAATAGGATTGATTTCCCCCAAGGAAACCGCTGAACTTGTAAAAGAACTTGATAATATTGCCGCGCGAATAGAAAAAGGCACATTTTCTATAGAAAATTCTTTTGAAGACATGCATTCTAAAATTGAATACATGCTGACACTAAGTCTAGGAGATACCGGTAAAAAAATACATACTGCACGTTCTAGAAACGACCAAGTTCTTGTAGCCATGCATTTATACCTAAAAGATGAATTGACAGAAATAAAGGCGATGACCAAATCGCTTTTCAACCTTCTTTTGGTAAAAGCACAAGAGCATAAGGATGTAATGCTACCAGGTTACACACACTTACAGATTGCCATGCCATCTTCTTTTGGGCTATGGTTTTCCGCCTATGCAGAAAGCTTAATAGATGACCTTTATTTTATTGAAGCGGCCTACAAAGTTGCAGATCAAAATCCGTTAGGAAGTGCTGCCGGTTACGGTAGTTCATTTGCTATAGACCGTAGTTTTACCACCAAAGAAATGGGTTTTGAAACCATGAAATATAATGTGGTTGCAGCACAAATGAGTAGAGGAAAAGCTGAAAAAGCTACCGCTTTTGGTATTGCCAACATTGCAGCTACCCTATCTAAAATGGCCATGGATATTTGCTTGTATATGAGTCAGAATTTCGATTTCATTTCTTTTCCAGATGAGCTTACCACGGGTTCCAGTATTATGCCACACAAGAAAAATCCCGATGTGTTTGAGTTGGTACGTGGCAAATGCAACAAACTACAGTCTATTCCTAATCAATTGACATTGGTCATCAATAATCTACCTAGTGGTTACCACAGAGATTTGCAATTGGTGAAAGAAATTATTGTTCCGGCAATTCAAGATATGAAGGCTTGTTTAGAGATTTTAACTTTTAGCCTAAAGGAAATCAGAGTGAACGATAGTATTCTAGACGACCCAAAATATGATTATTTGTTTAGTGTAGATACATTAAATGAGTTGGTACAAAGCGGTATGCCGTTTAGAGATGCTTACAAGAAAATGGGTATGGAAATCAACGCAGGTACTTTTACACCTAAAAGAGATATTCATCATACACATGAAGGAAGTTTAGGTAATTTATGCTTGAAAGAGATTCATGACAAAATGAAAAAACTTAATTAA
- a CDS encoding M20 family metallo-hydrolase codes for MNQTELTESAIALLKQLISIESFSKEEDKTADAIQAWLAKYDIPTERDLNNIIAKNKYWDDSKPTLLLNSHHDTVKPNTAYTKDPFLPHIEDGKLFGLGSNDAGGPLVSLLATYVNYYNAEDLNHNILMVASAEEENAGENSLRGLLPKLPHIDVAIVGEPTLMQLAIAEKGLVVFDAVVKGTPSHAAHPNNDNSIYNSIKVLEWFKNYSFEKSSEALGDVKMTVTQINAGKQHNVVPAQVDLVVDVRVNDAYSNKEIADLLKKDAPCELKERSLRLNSSKIDKDHPLVQSGIALGRTTYGSPTLSDQAALSCQSLKLGPGDSTRSHSANEFIYVHEIEEGIDLYIKLLKGFLSINN; via the coding sequence ATGAACCAAACAGAACTTACAGAAAGTGCAATTGCATTACTGAAGCAACTCATATCAATAGAATCTTTTTCTAAAGAAGAAGATAAAACAGCCGATGCAATACAGGCTTGGCTGGCAAAATATGACATACCTACGGAAAGAGACCTCAACAATATTATTGCTAAAAATAAATATTGGGACGACTCAAAACCTACATTATTACTGAATTCGCACCACGATACGGTAAAACCAAATACGGCATACACCAAAGATCCTTTTTTGCCCCACATTGAAGATGGTAAGTTGTTTGGCCTTGGTAGTAATGATGCTGGCGGACCGTTGGTTTCCCTTTTGGCTACTTATGTAAACTATTACAATGCAGAAGACCTTAATCATAATATTTTAATGGTCGCCTCTGCAGAAGAGGAGAATGCCGGTGAAAATAGCTTGCGCGGTTTATTGCCAAAACTTCCACATATAGATGTAGCCATTGTTGGTGAACCTACTTTGATGCAACTTGCTATTGCTGAAAAAGGATTGGTGGTTTTTGATGCTGTTGTTAAAGGTACTCCATCGCACGCCGCACATCCAAACAATGATAATTCCATTTACAACTCCATTAAAGTTCTGGAATGGTTCAAGAATTATTCTTTCGAAAAATCTTCTGAAGCCTTGGGCGATGTAAAAATGACGGTTACCCAAATAAATGCTGGCAAACAACATAATGTGGTACCGGCACAAGTAGATTTAGTAGTAGATGTACGTGTAAACGATGCATATAGCAATAAAGAAATTGCAGATTTATTAAAGAAGGATGCGCCATGCGAATTAAAGGAGCGATCTTTGCGTTTAAATTCATCTAAAATAGATAAAGACCATCCGTTGGTGCAATCTGGTATTGCCTTGGGCAGAACTACATATGGATCACCTACATTATCTGATCAAGCAGCGTTAAGTTGCCAATCGTTAAAATTAGGACCTGGGGACAGCACACGCTCCCACTCTGCCAACGAATTCATCTATGTACATGAAATTGAAGAAGGTATAGATTTATATATTAAATTATTAAAAGGCTTCCTTTCAATCAACAATTAA
- the argB gene encoding acetylglutamate kinase produces the protein MKNKLSVVKIGGNVIEDENALDVFLTAFSKLEGLKILVHGGGKLATQLATKLGIESKMIEGRRITDAETVDIITMVYGGLANKKIVAQLQAKNTNAIGLSGADGDSIQAHKRPVKEIDYGFVGDIDGVNAALLSKLLAADLTPIFCALSHDGAGQLLNTNADTIASEIAIGMALTFETTLYYCFEKKGVLMDIADENSVVKDINTNTYKSLLSDSIIADGMLPKLHNCFHALNHNVAKVCLGDVTMLDKNTELFTTIKL, from the coding sequence ATGAAAAATAAATTAAGTGTTGTAAAAATTGGTGGTAATGTCATAGAAGACGAAAACGCCCTAGACGTTTTTCTCACTGCCTTTTCTAAACTTGAAGGCTTAAAAATTTTGGTTCATGGCGGTGGAAAATTAGCCACTCAATTAGCAACCAAACTTGGTATTGAGTCTAAAATGATAGAAGGCAGGCGTATTACCGATGCCGAAACCGTTGATATTATAACCATGGTGTATGGTGGTTTGGCAAACAAGAAAATTGTTGCACAACTACAAGCTAAAAACACCAACGCAATTGGATTAAGCGGTGCTGACGGTGATAGCATACAGGCTCATAAACGTCCTGTCAAAGAAATTGATTACGGATTTGTAGGCGATATTGATGGTGTAAACGCTGCATTATTATCCAAGCTTTTAGCGGCAGATTTAACACCCATTTTCTGTGCCTTATCGCACGATGGTGCCGGACAGTTATTGAACACCAATGCAGATACGATTGCCTCTGAAATTGCAATAGGCATGGCACTTACCTTTGAAACTACGTTGTATTATTGTTTTGAGAAAAAAGGGGTTTTAATGGATATTGCCGATGAAAACAGCGTAGTTAAAGACATTAATACCAATACCTATAAATCACTTTTATCCGATAGTATCATTGCTGACGGAATGTTGCCAAAACTTCATAATTGCTTTCATGCCCTAAACCACAACGTAGCTAAAGTATGCCTGGGCGATGTTACCATGTTAGATAAAAACACAGAACTGTTCACGACAATAAAACTTTAA
- a CDS encoding Rossmann-fold NAD(P)-binding domain-containing protein, producing MNYLSINDIDVLSNWVKEAITLKKQPKKFKELGKDKTIGLLFFNNSLRTRLSTQKAAMNLGMEVIVMNFGSEGWALEYADGTIMDQGTSEHIKEAAQVISQYCDIIAIRAFAGLVDKELDEAEEVLNGFKTYATVPIVNMESSVGHPLQALTDAITLEEHNFKNNPKVVLSWAPHPRALPHAVANSFVQMMQKQHADFVITHPEGYELDPNITKDCTIEHNQEKALENADFVYVKNWSSYTDYGQIKSQDPNWQMTLKKLGKAKFMHCLPVRRNVVVADEVLDSDQSLVIEQANNRTYAAQLVLKKILESNEN from the coding sequence ATGAATTACCTTTCAATAAACGATATAGACGTTTTATCCAACTGGGTAAAAGAAGCCATAACACTTAAAAAACAACCTAAAAAATTTAAGGAATTAGGTAAAGACAAAACTATTGGGTTGTTATTCTTTAACAACTCGCTTCGTACACGTTTAAGTACCCAAAAAGCAGCAATGAATTTGGGTATGGAAGTTATTGTAATGAATTTTGGTAGCGAAGGTTGGGCTTTGGAATATGCCGATGGTACCATTATGGACCAAGGAACTTCTGAACATATTAAAGAGGCCGCCCAAGTAATTTCGCAGTATTGCGATATCATTGCCATCCGTGCCTTTGCCGGTTTGGTAGATAAGGAACTAGATGAAGCGGAAGAGGTGCTCAACGGTTTTAAAACATATGCTACGGTACCTATCGTAAATATGGAAAGCTCTGTGGGGCACCCATTACAAGCATTAACCGATGCCATTACTTTAGAGGAACACAATTTTAAAAACAACCCTAAGGTTGTTCTTTCTTGGGCGCCGCACCCAAGGGCTCTACCACATGCCGTTGCCAATTCATTTGTACAAATGATGCAAAAGCAACATGCCGATTTTGTGATTACGCATCCTGAAGGTTATGAACTGGACCCTAACATCACAAAAGATTGTACCATTGAGCACAACCAAGAGAAGGCTTTAGAAAATGCCGATTTTGTTTATGTAAAGAACTGGAGTAGCTATACCGATTATGGTCAAATAAAATCGCAGGACCCAAACTGGCAAATGACACTTAAGAAATTAGGCAAGGCAAAATTTATGCACTGTCTTCCTGTACGTAGAAATGTTGTTGTTGCCGATGAAGTTTTGGATAGTGACCAGTCTTTGGTTATAGAACAGGCAAATAACAGAACCTACGCAGCACAATTGGTGTTAAAGAAAATACTGGAGAGCAATGAAAATTAA
- the proB gene encoding glutamate 5-kinase yields the protein MLKKRILLKLGSNTLTKDTDHISRGKIEDIGRQIAALKDKFEFIIVSSGAIAAARQFVKLEHNGEEINVKQALASIGQPHLMRIFQENFRELGLFTSQCLLSYSDFENEQTRANIKNTINVLVANNFIPIINENDTVATDEIKFGDNDKLAGLTASLLSADILIIATNTDGIYTKSSLTTSTPKTIEAVSDLTKLLKEIGESKSTHGTGGMQSKIDAATIAQKAGIETWITNGLNDNFIVDAIENKSTFTKITSS from the coding sequence ATGTTGAAAAAGAGAATTTTATTGAAATTAGGTTCCAATACCTTAACCAAAGACACTGATCATATTTCCCGAGGAAAAATTGAGGATATTGGTCGGCAAATTGCCGCTCTAAAAGATAAGTTCGAATTTATTATTGTGAGTTCCGGTGCCATTGCCGCAGCAAGGCAGTTTGTTAAGCTGGAACATAATGGAGAAGAAATTAATGTAAAGCAGGCATTGGCATCTATTGGTCAGCCTCATCTAATGCGCATTTTTCAAGAAAATTTTAGGGAGCTTGGGCTCTTTACATCACAATGTTTGTTATCCTATTCCGATTTTGAAAATGAGCAAACTAGAGCGAATATTAAAAACACCATTAATGTTCTTGTTGCCAACAACTTCATTCCTATCATTAATGAAAATGATACCGTTGCTACTGATGAGATCAAATTTGGTGATAATGATAAATTGGCCGGTTTAACCGCATCGCTTTTATCTGCTGACATTCTTATCATTGCTACAAATACAGATGGTATTTATACAAAATCCTCTTTAACGACTTCCACACCAAAAACAATAGAAGCCGTTTCAGACCTGACCAAATTGCTCAAAGAAATAGGGGAATCCAAATCTACCCACGGTACCGGTGGTATGCAGTCAAAAATTGATGCCGCCACCATTGCACAAAAAGCAGGTATTGAAACCTGGATCACCAATGGGCTGAACGATAACTTTATTGTTGATGCCATTGAAAATAAAAGCACATTTACAAAAATAACATCATCATGA